The sequence below is a genomic window from Sorangiineae bacterium MSr12523.
GAATGGCTCGCCGTACAATACGAGTACACCCGCCACCGCTGACGTCGTAGAACGTGACGCGCATGGCTGTTCTTGCGCGTGTGCTGGAGGCGCGGCTCTCGTTGGTGCTCCTCTTCCTCAGCGTCCTCGTCTTTGGTTACGAGGTATCGCTGGGTAACGCGAACGCAGTGCCCGTGCTGCTCGGCGCGGGGGCCTTGGACCGGTCGCATGTCTTGGCGGGCGAGTGGTGGCGCCTTGGCTCCGCCATGTTCGTGCACGTCGGGCTCCTGCACCTTCTGGTTTACGTGTCGGGCTGCTTCGGATGCTGCGTCGTGGTCGAGCACGATTTGGGCAAGGCGAGGTTCGTTCTCGTGTACCTCGCGTCGGGCATCGCCGGGGCAGCGGCCAGCGTCATCGTGGACGAGAGGGTCTCGGCGGGCGCCTCCGGCGTGTGTTGCGGCATGATCGCGGCGATGTTGATCCTGCGGCAGCGCGAGCTCGGATCGTGGGGGGCACTGTTCCGGGACACCTTTGCGCGGCTCGTGCTCGCAACTGTGGCCTTGGGGTTCGGCATCACATCGCCGTTCATCGTCATGGATCATGGGGCGCATGCCGGTGGGTTCGTCGCGGGGGCGATGCTCACCTGGGCGCTCACGGCGTCGGCGTTTCGTGTGCGCGGCACGATCCTCGCGCTCGCGGCCATCGCGATGCTCGTTTTCGCGGCCGTGCGACCTTGGTGGAAGCCTCGCGAAGCCCCGGAGTTCTTCGCGTACGCCTATCTAAGTGGCGAAGTGTCGGACGATACGGGCACGACGTACCCGATCCACTATGCCCGCGCGCGTCGCTTTGCGCAGCGGGCGTGCGATCAAGGCGGCGCCCTCGGCTGCGAGTACCTGGTGCGCATCTACCAGGAGGGACTGGGCACCCCGAAAGACGATGCGACTGTACTTCACATCCTGGATCGGAGCTGCGAACGAGGCGACAGCCAGGCTTGCTACGAGCAGGGCGCGATGCTGGCGAAAGATCCCGCCGCCACCCAAGCGATCGACCTTTTCGAGAAAGCCTGCACGTCCCCGCGGCAGCGCGTGTGGGCCGCCTGCGTGAGCCTTGCGGAGTACTACCGCGTTGGCCGCGGCCGCCCGAAGGATCTCACGCACGCCCGCGCCCTGGTGCAGGAGGCGTGCGACGTTGGCTACGAAGATGGATGCGCGGGAACCATCTTCATCGATGCCTGGATCGCTCCGCCGGGACCGGGGCGCGATGCAGGCATCGAGAAACTGCGGGCCATGTGCAAGGAAGAAGGCTCGTGGTCCTGCCGATGCTTGCACACGGCCGAAAAATGGCCTGGCTAGCGACCCTTGAACGAGGCGGGGCGTTTTTCGAGGAAGGCGGCCATGCCTTCTTTCTGATCGGTGGTGCCGAACAACCAGGAGAAGCCCTGGGCCTCCAGCTCGTTTGCCACCGGGAGCGGCACATCGGCGCCGCGTTGCATCACGCGTTTGCACTGGGCGATGGCCAGCGGGCCCTTGGAGGCGATCTTCTCGGCCACCGAGCGCGCTTGCGTGAGCAGCTCGCCCGCCGGAAAGACCGCGTTCACCAGGCCCATGGTCAAGGCGCGGTCGGCGGTGATCATGTCGCCCGTCATGCACAGCTCGCGCGCGCGGGCGATGCCCACGCGGCGGGCCAGACGCTGCGTGCCGCCGAAACCGGGGATGACGCCGAGGTTCACCTCGGGCTGCCCGAATTTCGCGGCCTCGCTCGCGTAGAGAAAATCGCACGCCAGCGCTACCTCGCACCCGCCGCCGAGCGCAAAGCCATTCACCGCGCCAAGGATGGGGAAGTGCGCGCTCTCCATGCGCGCCAGCACCGTGTGCCCCAGATCGGAGAAAATCTTCGCCTCCGACGTGCCCATGGTGGACATGGCCGCAATGTCGGCGCCGGCGGCAAAGGCCTTGCCCGCACCCGTGAGCACGGCGCAGAGCACCGTTGGATCGTGATCCAGATCGCTCCACGTCCCGTACAACGCCGCGAGCAGCTCTTGATTGAGCGCATTCAGCTTGTCCGGGCGATTCAGCGTGACGATGGCAACCCCACCGACCCGCTCGACGAGAACGACGGAGCTCACTTCTTCGCCTCGCTGTAGTCGTGAAAGCCGCGGCCCGATTTGCGACCGAGCCAGCCTGCGTTGACCAGATTGCGCAACAACGTCGGCGGGCGGTACTTGTCGTCGCCCAAATCGCGGTGGAGCACCTCGGCGATGAAGAGCACCGTGTCGAGGCCAATGAGGTCCGCCAACTCGAGCGGGCCCATGGGATGGTTCAACCCGAGTTTGGCCCCCGTATCGATGTCCGCCGCCGTACCGATGCCTTCCTGAAGCGTAAAACAGGCCTCGTTCAGCATCGGGATGAGCATGCGGTTCACCAGGAAGCCGGGGGCGTCTTTGCTGGTGATGACCGTTTTGCCCATCTTTTCCGCCAGGGCGAAAATGACGCTGTACGTCTCTTCCGACGTCTGCACCGCGCGGACGATTTCCACGAGCTTCATCAGGGGAGGGGGATTCATGAAATGCATGCCGATGACCTTGTCCGGCCGCGAGGTGAGCCCGGCGAGCTTGGTCAGCGAAATGGACGATGTGTTGCTGGCGAGGTAGGCGCCCGGGGCGAGGGCCTCGTCGCAGCGGCGAAAGAGCTGGCTCTTCAGATCGAGGTTCTCGGTGGCTGCCTCGATGACGAGATCGCAGCCTTTGAAGCCCTCGGGGCCGCCGATCGGCGTGATGCGCCCGACCAGCGCATTCTTGTCCTCCGCCGACATTTTCCCTTTTTCCACCTGCTTGGAGAGGATCTTCTCGATCTTGCCCTTGCCCTTTTCGGCGACATCGAGCGAAACGTCGGCGAGCTTAACGTCGAACCCCGCGGCCGCAGCCACTTGGGCGATGCCGCTTCCCATCTGTCCTGCGCCGAGGACACCGATGAGCCGAATCTCTGACATGGGTCATGCTCCTTTTGGTCGAAGTGGTCTCCGCCGGGTGTACCACACCCTCTTCAGCGTGTGCTTCCTGGCGTGCTTCGTCGCATCCTGCGCACGTCCCTCCGCCGTGGACCGTGCCCGGGCCCTCTCGCGGCAACACAATGATGACGAGGCCGTCCGCGTTCTGGTGGCGCGGCTCAACGAGAAGCCCGACGACCGCGCCGCGCGTCGCCTGCTCATTCGTGTGTACGCGTCCCAGGGCGATCTCGGACGCGCGCGTGCCGAGATCGACGAGTTGCAACGCCGCTCCCCGGCGGGCGATCCGGCGCCGCTCATCGAGCTCGGCCACGCCTACGAGCTCGCGCACCGTTTCGAAGAGGCCCTCGGCGCGTACGACGAGGCCGCGAAGATCGCGCCGGCTTCCCCCGACGGTCCGCGCGAAGGCGGCATGCGCGCTGCACGTTGGGGCGAGGTGGAGGAGGCGCGCCCGCGGCTCGAGGAAGCCATCGCGCGCGGGGCACGCGATGCCGAGACATGGCACGCGCTCGGTCTCGTCTGCGTGCACCTTCGCGATCTCCCCGCCGCCGAAAGCGCGTACCAAAAGGGACTCGCCGCCGATCGCACCGGCTCCGCGAACGCCCTCGGCCTCGCGACGGTCGCCGTGATGCGCGGCGAAGCGGCGGCCGCCCTGGCGGCGTACGACATCGTGCTCGCACGCAGCCCGCGTTATGCCCCAGCGCAACTCGGCCGCGCCTGGGCGCTCATCCAATTGAAGCGCCGCGACGACGCCGAGCGCGCCCTCGACCGCGCCGCCGAACTCGGTGCCTCGGCGGCGCAAATCGAGAAGCTTCGATCCCTCAACGTTGGAGGGAAATGATGGCTTCAGTCGTGCGCGGGCGCTGAAGTCGAGCCGCGGCAGCGGGAAAGACCCGGCGAGGCCGGCGCGCTAGTCCGGTTTGCCCGCGACAATCGCCAGACCTCATGGCGTCCTTTGGTCGAGGCACCGGGCATTGCGCCGGTCCCGCCGGTTTCGTCCCGCTGCCGCGTTCAGGCATGACCGAGTTTGCAGCCTGGTTCGTCGAGTCATTCCGTTAGCTCAGCGCCCTGAGCACCTCCTGCGCCGCGCGCTGGCCGGATTCGACGGCGCCGTCCATGAAGCCCGTCCAGCGCGTGGCGGTCTCCGTGCCGGACCAGTGAATCAGCCCGATGGGATCGCTCACCGCGGAGCGGTATTGAATCAGCCCGCCGGGTGCCTGATTGCACGTGGGCCCGCCGCCGGCCCACTCGTCCAAGTTCCAGAGGCCCTCGTAATAGCCCTGCAGGCCGCCCAACGGTGCACGCGCCCGCGCGCCGAAAAGGCGGCCCATGTCGTCGAGCACCTTCGCGTACCGCTCCTCGCGCGTGCGCGCCGACCAGATGCGCGCCTCGTCGCCCTCGATGAATCCCATGAGCACACCGGGTGAACCCGATTCGGGGTACGGCGTATTGTCGAAGGTGACCCGCACCGCGCCCGAATCGCTGGTGGCCTGCCCCGCGAGCCCGTCGTCGCGCCAGAACGGTCGCTCGTAGACGAGATTCACCTTGATGACGCTGGCCATGGGAAACCGCTGCGTGAGCTGATCGCGCAAAAAGCCGCGCGGATGCAGCGCCGCCAGCGGCGGATCGTATGCAATGCGCCCCGCGAGCGACGGCGGAATGGCCACGATCACGCGCTTCGCGGTGACGGTGTATCCATCGCCCGCGACCTTCACCTTGCCATCGGCGTGCTGGATCCGGCGCACGGGCGCATTCAAGTGCAGCCGATCCCCGAGTGCCTCCGCCATCGCGATGGAAATCCTCTGGGAGCCGCCCACGAAGCGACTATCCTGCCCGCCGCCCGCCGTGGTGAGCAGGTTGTCCAACCCGCCCGCCGAGGCTACGTAAAAGAGCCATCGCAACAGCGACACCTCGCGCGGCTCCGTCGAAAGCACCGACTGCACGGCCAATTGCACCGCGTGGTTCGTCGGCACGTCCGGCCCGAGCCCCGGCGGCAGCAGCGATTGGCGCATCCACGATTCGACCGTCATCGAGTCCCACTCGGCGGCCTTCGGCGCATTCCACGGTGCATCGAGCGGCACCTGTTTGGCCAGCTCATTGAAGGCGGTGAGCGCAATGATCAAATTCGGTGTTCCCAAATCGAGCGGGACGCGCGCCGCACTGCTGTACGTGGTGCGCAAACCCTGCCCGTAATTGACGTAGTTCCCCTCGTTGTACGTCTTGAAGGTCCCAATCCCGAGTTCCGCGGCCAAGTTGTAAATCTTGTCTTGCGGCCACGCGCCCTGGCCGGGCAATGGCCCGACGAATTGCCCGCCCAATTCGATCACGCGATCCGCATGACCATTTCGCGCGAGGCTCTGATTGAGCGTGCGTCCGCCGACCCGCCCGCGCGCTTCGAGCACCAACACCGAAAGCCCCTGCGCCACGAGAGCGCGTGCGGCCACGAGCCCCGCGATGCCCGCGCCCACCACGACGACGTCACACTGAAGGTCCCCGCTTGCGAGGCGCGATGCCTGCGCGAGGGCAGCATCGTCCGAGTCCGATGATGAATTGTCATCACTGCAACCAAAACCGAATGCACCCGCCGCTGCCGCCATCCCTCCGAGGATTGCGCGCCGGCTCACGTCCCTCTTCGTGCCCATGCTGCCTCCCGTTCAAGAAGCTCGCCGCAAAATAAGCGACTAGATGACCACGGCTCCGTTACGAGCGTCGACTTATCTTTGTGTGCACGTGCAACTATCCAATTCGCGACCGGACGAGCTCACGAACGCGCTGCACGTCGAAGGGCTTCTCCAGCATCCGTTGTGCGATGGTTTCCGTGGCCGCGAAGTCCGTGCTGCGTCGCGTGAAGCTCCCGCCGGTGACGAAGATCATGCGGTCGGCAAGTTCCTGCCGTTGCTCGCGCAGGCGCTCGTAGACGTCCATCCCGGTCACGTCGGGCATCATCAGATCGCACAGAATCAAATCGAAGCGGTCGTCCTGCGCGAGCAAATCCAGGGCTTCGCGGCCGCTGCGCGCGGAGACGACGTCGTGTTCGTCCGAGAGCGCGATGGCCAGCGAAGGCCCCAAGGCCGGTTCGTCGTCGACCACCAAGATCCGACCGCGGCGCGTACTGGCCGGTGGTTCGGTCTTGTGGACCGTCCGATGGCTCGGTGCGTATCGCTGTGGGATGGTGCACGTCACGGTGGTCCCGCGACCCGGTTCGCTGTCGACGGCAATCTCACCGCCCAGCGCCGTCACGATGCCTTGGCAGATCCAAAGCCCCAACCCCGTGCCCACACCGACGGGCTTCGTGGTGAAGAACGGATCGAAAATGCGCCCGAGCGCGCTCTCTGGGATACCCGTGCCGGTATCCGAGACCGCGACCACCACGCGCTCGTCGGCATCGAGGTACGTCCGCACGCGAATCACATTTTCGTTCGCACGCCCCTCGGGAATCGCCTGCGCGGCGTTCACCAGCAGATTGAGAAACACCTGCCCCAGGCGCGACTCGTTGGCCTCCACCGGCGGTACGTCGCCGTACTCTTTCACGAGCTGCGCGCGATGGCGGATCTCGTTCCACGCCATGTTGACGGAGGCATCGAGCACGCGTGCCACGTCGATGGGCGTCATCGACTCCTCGTCGGCGCGCGAGAACGTTTTCAGATCGCGCACGATGGTGCGCACGCGCTCCGAGCCTTCGCGCGCGAGGTCCACCATGGCGCCAATCTGCGCGAGCCTCTCGGACAGCTCGTAGGCATTTTCGTCCGGCGGATCGCCGTACATCTCGAGCCGCTCTTCCTCCGCCGCGCGCAAGAGCACCGCGAGCTGCGGAATGCGCCGCGACGCGAGCACATCGAGGTTGGCCTTCACGTAGGCGAGGGGATTGTTGATCTCGTGCGCCACGCCCGCGGCCAAGGTCCCCACCGAGGCCATGCGGTCCGATTGCAGAAGCCGCGCTTGGATCAATTTGCGCTCCGCCAGATCGCGCTGGAGGCGCTGCTTTTCCGTCATGTCCTCGAAGAACGCGAGACCGAGCTCCACGGCGCCGTGCTCGTCGCGCACGGGCGACGTCCTCAGGACGACGTTCATGAGCTCCCCTGTCATGGTCGTGCGGTATGGGCCTTCGTAGCGCCCGTCTTCACCGTCCCACACCTTGCGAAGCGCTGGCAGCAGCACGGGATCGCGCATCGTCGACAGCTCGAACCCCACGACGGGTAGGTCGTTGTTTTTTTCGCGCCACAGGCGGAGCAGATAGGGATTCGCCTCCGTGATGCGGAGCTGCCTGTCGTAGAAAAAGGCCCCCAGTGGTACCTGCTCGAACAGGCTCCGATACCGCATGCTTTCCTCGAATTTGTCACCTCGCGATGACGCGGTCCAGATGCATCGGATTCGCATTCGAAAAGTGCGAAAGGTGCTAGAAAGGTACGGGTGAGCGCTTTCATTCCGACGTTGAAAACAGGTCGTGCCCACCCCCATCCCGAGCCGCTCAGCGGGAGCGCATTTTCTGCGGTGGAGCTGATGCCGGGCGACCGCACGGTGGTGATGCTCGATCAGCGTCTGCTTCCGCGCCAAGAGCGCTACGAGAATTTCCAGCGTCCCGAGCAGGTGGCCGACGCGATTTCGACGATGAAGGTTCGCGGTGCACCGGCCATCGGCATCTCCGCGGCATACGGCCTCGTGCTCGCCGCCGTGGTCTGCGACGGCCCGCGCGATGCGTTTCTGGAGGTCATGGCCACAACCGACGGCATGTTGCGGCGCACGCGCCCCACCGCGGTGAACTTGGCGTGGGCGCTCGATCGCATGCACCGCACCGTGGTGCGCATCGCCGCCGAGGCGCCGAGGGATCGCGTCACCGCCTTGGCGGCCGAGGCCCGCGCCATCCATGTGGAGGACAAGCTCGCGTGCAAGAAGATGGGCGAGCTCGGCGCCGCCTCGGTGCGCGACGGCTCGACGATCCTCACGCACTGCAACGCCGGTGCGCTGGCCACCGGCGGCTACGGCACCGCGCTGGGCGTCATTCGCGCGGCACGTGACGCCGGCAAGAAGATCCGCGTGCTCTCTGCGGAAACGCGTCCGCTGCTGCAGGGCGCCCGCCTCACCGCGTGGGAGCTCCACAAAGACGGCATCGACGTGCAGACCATCACCGACTCCATGGTGGGCTCCTTCATGGCACGCGGCCTCATCGACCAAGTCATCGTCGGCGCCGATCGCGTGGCCCGCAATGGTGACGTGGCGAACAAAATTGGCACCTACGGCGTGGCCTGCCTCGCGCAGGTGCACGGCATCCCCTTCGACGTGGCCGCCCCCTGGAGCACGGTCGATCTCGCATGCCCCGACGGCGCGAGCATCCCCATCGAGGAGCGCGGCGAGCGCGAAGTTTCCCACGTGACCATCGGCGAGTTCGAGGTGCAGGTGATGCCCGACGCCGTGCGCGCGCACAATCCCGCGTTCGACGTCACCCCAGCGCGCCTCATTCGTGCACTTTACACGGAGTTGGGCACGGCCTCGCCGCTCGACGCGGCCTCTCTCTCCAGACTTACTCCGCCCCCGCGAGCAACTTGAGCAACAGCGCGCGCAACGTGCGCCGCTCTTCGTCATCGAGCCCGCTCATCACTTGATCCACGGCGGCGTACACGGCCGGCGTGTGCTCCTCCACCCAGGTTCGTCCCTTCGGCGTCACCTCGACGAGCTGCCGGCGGCGATCGTTCCGATCGACCTTGCGGCGGATGAGCTTTTTCTGCTCGAGCTCCTCGATCAACCGTGAGAGCCCGGCAGGGTGCTGTCCCGTGCTCTCGGCGATATCTTTCTGCGCGCTGGGCCCGTTGCGCACGAGGCAATTCAGAATTGGCCACGTGAAGACCGACTCGCCCCTAGATTCGAGCGTACGTGATGCCGTGCGCCAAAGAACCTTCTTCGTTCGCACCACGAGACGGTGCAATTCCTCGGCGAGAAGAACCGACGGCGGTTGTTGTGTCTGCACGGATTGCGCGGTTTGCACGATTCGACTGGGGTCTGTCATGGCTGGGGCCGGGACTCGTGGATGGTTTGGCCTGTCGGAACGACGGCCGATTCTAACCGAGAAGTAAGCCCTCCACTTACGATGGATCCAAATAATTGCTTTCGCAACCGTTGCGGAAACAACTACCCGACTCTATGCATCGTGCAACCCGATTTTATCGGGGTTTTTGCCCCTTGCGGACCCTACCATGTGGATAGTTCGACTCGCGCTTCGGCGCCCCTACACGATCGCGGTTTTCTCCTTCGTGATCCTCCTGCTTGGCTCGCTGTCCATCACACGGATGCGCGCCGACATCTTCCCGACGATCGACATCCCGGTCGTCCTCGTCGTGTGGAACTACCCGGGCATGTCGGCCGACGACATGGAGAAGCGGGTCACGTTCCTCAGCGAGCGCGCCTATTCCGCCACCGTCGACGGCATTTCACGCGTCGAGTCGCAGACCATCAGCGGTACCTCGCTCATCAAGCTCTACTTCGAACCTGGTGCGGACATCGGCGGCGCCATCGCGCAGGTGAACGCGGTGTCATCCACCGCCACCCGCTTGATGCCACCAGGCATGCAGCCACCTGCCATCATCCGGTACAACGCGTCCAACGTACCGGTCGCGCAGATGACCGTGTCGAGCCCGACGCTCAACGAGCAACAGCTCTTCGACTACGGTCTAAACTTCATCCGCCTGCGCCTCTTCACGGTGCCCGGATTGGCCACGCCCGCCCCGTACGGCGGTAAGCAGCGCCAGATCATGGTCGACGTCGACCCCAGCCTCACCGCGGCGCACGGTCTGTCGCCGCAGGACGTCGTCAACACGGTCCTTCAGTCGAACATCATTCAGCCGGCCGGCTCGGCGCGCATGGGCGAGACCGAGTTCGACGTGGCGATGAACAACAGCCCCGATGCGATCGCCGACTTCAACAAGATGCCCATCAAGACGGTGGGCGGTGCACCCGTGTTTCTCGGCGACGTGGCCAAGGTGCACGACGGCTTCGCCGTGCAGAACAACATCGTGCGCGTGAATGGTCAGCGTGCGACGTACTTGGCCGTCCTGAAGAAATCGAGCGCGTCCACCATCGCGGTCGTCGATGCCGCGAAAGACCTCATCCCCGTCATCAAAGCCTCCGCGCCCGAGGGCATGGAGATCAAGCTCGACTTCGACCAGTCGACCTTCGTGCGCGCCGCCATCAAAGGCGTGCTCCACGAAGCAGTCGTCTCGTCGGCGCTGGTCTCGCTGATGATTCTCTTCTTCCTCGGCAGCTGGCGCAGCGTGATCATCGTCTCGACCTCCATCCCGCTGGCCATCTTCGTGGCACTGCTCGGCCTGTACCTGACCGGTCAGACCTTGAACATCATGACCCTCGGCGGTCTGGCGCTGGCCATCGGTATGCTCGTCGACGACGCGACCGTGGAGGTGGAGAACATCCACCGAAACCGCCACCTCGGTAAGCCCCTCACCGTGGCCATCCTCGATGGCGCCTCGCAGATTGCGACGCCGGCCCTCGCGGCCACGCTCACCATCTGCATCGTCTTCTTCCCGGTCGTGCTCCTGACCGGTCCGGCGAAGTTCCTCTTCGTGCCCCTGGCGCTCTCCGTCGTCTTCTCCATGTTGGCGTCGTACCTGCTCTCGCGAACCTTGGTTCCGACGTTGGCGCGGATGCTCATGGACAAAGAGCCACTGCACGCGGACGGCAATGGCGCGTGGGATCGCTTCAACCGATGGCGCGATCGCGGTTTCGATCGCTTCCAGGCGGCGTACACGCGGTTGCTCCAGGTGGTGCTGAACCATCGCAAATTCACCCTTGGTATCGGTGTCGCGGTGGTGCTGGCCACGTTCCCGCTCGCGCGCATCGTCGGCACCGACTTCTTCCCGCAGGTCGACGCCGGTCAGATGCAACTGCACGTGCGCGGTCCCTCGGGCATGCGCATCGAGGAAACCGAGCAGCTCGTCTCGCAGGTGGAGCAGACGATCCGTGAGGTGGTCCCGCCGAAGGATCTGGCGAACATCAACGACAACATCGGCATGCCCACGTTCTACAACCTGGCCTTCGTCCAGACCGACAGCGTCGGTGGTCAGGATGCCGACGTGCTCGTGTCTCTCAAAGAGGGGCACGCACCGACGCCGATGTACCAGAACAAGCTGCGCTCGGAGTTCGCCAAACGCTTCCCCGGCGTGCACCTCTACTTCCAGCCGGCCGACATCATCAGCAAGGTGCTGAACTTCGGCTTGTCGGCGCCGCTCGACATCGAGGTCGAGGGCCGCGACATGGACAAGTCGATGGAGATCGCCAAGAAGATCCAGCAACGGATCAAGGAGATCCCCGGCGTGGTCGACGTGCGTATCCCGCAGGTGTTCGACCACCCCGCACTGCAGATCGACGTCGACCGCGAGCGTGCGGCGCAGATGGGCCTGCAGCAGCGCGACATCGCGAGCAACATGCTCACGTCGCTCAGCTCGAGCTCCCTCGTGTCGCCCTCGTTCTGGGTTAGCCCGCAGAACGGCGTCAACTACTCCGTCGTGGTGCAGACGCCCATCGATCGCGTGAGCTCGGTCTCCGAGTTGCGCGGGATGCCGCTCACCACGGGCAACCACACCATCCAGGATCCGGGCGCGGCGCCGGGGGCCGACGATTCGCAGCCGGGTGTGGCACCGTACCTGGGCGCGCTCTCGCAGGTGCGGCCGACGCAGACCAAGTCCTTGGTCACGCACGATGCCGTTCAGCGTGAGGTGGAAGTCCAGGCTGGCGTCGAAGGTCGCGACCTCGGTAGCGTCGCCGCCGACATTCAGGCCGTGCTCAAAGACGTGGGCAAGGACTTGCCGAAGGACATGAAACTGAACCTGCGCGGTCAGAGCGAGAGCATGAACTCTTCGTTCTTCAGCCTGGGCACGGGTCTGATTCTCGCCGCGGTGCTCGTCTACGTGCTCATGGTGGTGCTCTACCAGTCATGGGTGGACCCGTTCATCATCATGTTCGCGGTGCCGGGCGCGCTCTCGGGCGTGCTCTGGATGCTGGCCATCACGCACACCACGCTGAACGTCGAGTCGCTCATGGGCGCCATCATGTCCGTCGGTGTGGCGGTGTCCAACAGCATCCTCTTGGTGAACTTCGCCAACGAGGTGCGCGAGGGACATGACATCGGGCCGCTCGCTGCGGCGCTCGAAGCGGGCAAAACGCGCTTGCGTCCGGTCCTCATGACCGCGCTGGCGATGATCCTGGGTATGATCCCGATGGCCCTCGGTACGGGCGAAGGCGGTGAGCAGAATGCACCGCTCGGCCGCGCGGTCATCGGTGGTCTGCTCGTGGCGACGTGCACGACGCTGTTCATCGTGCCTCTTATCTATTCGCTGTTGCGCCGCAAGGCGCCGACCAAGCACAAGCTCGACGAGAAGTTCGAGGCCGAGGCCCACGAGAAATACGAGCCCGCCCTGGTCGGTCATTCCGTGAGTGTGGAAGGGAGTCCTTCGTGATGTCTGCCGAATCTGCTGCTCAAGCCAATCAACCGAATAAACCCAAACGCAATACCGCTTTTCATATCGGGGGAATCGTCCTGGTGGCGTTGGCGGTGCTCGGCGTCATCACCTTCGCCGTGCGCAAGCGCTCCGCCGAAGCCAACGAGCGCAATGCACGGCAGGCCGAAGCTGCCGAGGGCGTGCTCGTGCAGGCCGCCCCCGTGGCGAAAACGCAAGCCGGTCGGAGCATCACGCTCACCGGCGAGGTGTATCCGATGCGCCGGGCCACGCTCTACGCCAAGGTGAGCGGGTACGTGCGCGAGGTCCGGACCGACAAGGGCCAGAAGGTCCACGCCGGTGAGGTGCTCGGTGTTCTGCAGTCGCCC
It includes:
- a CDS encoding MarR family transcriptional regulator, which gives rise to MTDPSRIVQTAQSVQTQQPPSVLLAEELHRLVVRTKKVLWRTASRTLESRGESVFTWPILNCLVRNGPSAQKDIAESTGQHPAGLSRLIEELEQKKLIRRKVDRNDRRRQLVEVTPKGRTWVEEHTPAVYAAVDQVMSGLDDEERRTLRALLLKLLAGAE
- a CDS encoding efflux RND transporter permease subunit, with translation MWIVRLALRRPYTIAVFSFVILLLGSLSITRMRADIFPTIDIPVVLVVWNYPGMSADDMEKRVTFLSERAYSATVDGISRVESQTISGTSLIKLYFEPGADIGGAIAQVNAVSSTATRLMPPGMQPPAIIRYNASNVPVAQMTVSSPTLNEQQLFDYGLNFIRLRLFTVPGLATPAPYGGKQRQIMVDVDPSLTAAHGLSPQDVVNTVLQSNIIQPAGSARMGETEFDVAMNNSPDAIADFNKMPIKTVGGAPVFLGDVAKVHDGFAVQNNIVRVNGQRATYLAVLKKSSASTIAVVDAAKDLIPVIKASAPEGMEIKLDFDQSTFVRAAIKGVLHEAVVSSALVSLMILFFLGSWRSVIIVSTSIPLAIFVALLGLYLTGQTLNIMTLGGLALAIGMLVDDATVEVENIHRNRHLGKPLTVAILDGASQIATPALAATLTICIVFFPVVLLTGPAKFLFVPLALSVVFSMLASYLLSRTLVPTLARMLMDKEPLHADGNGAWDRFNRWRDRGFDRFQAAYTRLLQVVLNHRKFTLGIGVAVVLATFPLARIVGTDFFPQVDAGQMQLHVRGPSGMRIEETEQLVSQVEQTIREVVPPKDLANINDNIGMPTFYNLAFVQTDSVGGQDADVLVSLKEGHAPTPMYQNKLRSEFAKRFPGVHLYFQPADIISKVLNFGLSAPLDIEVEGRDMDKSMEIAKKIQQRIKEIPGVVDVRIPQVFDHPALQIDVDRERAAQMGLQQRDIASNMLTSLSSSSLVSPSFWVSPQNGVNYSVVVQTPIDRVSSVSELRGMPLTTGNHTIQDPGAAPGADDSQPGVAPYLGALSQVRPTQTKSLVTHDAVQREVEVQAGVEGRDLGSVAADIQAVLKDVGKDLPKDMKLNLRGQSESMNSSFFSLGTGLILAAVLVYVLMVVLYQSWVDPFIIMFAVPGALSGVLWMLAITHTTLNVESLMGAIMSVGVAVSNSILLVNFANEVREGHDIGPLAAALEAGKTRLRPVLMTALAMILGMIPMALGTGEGGEQNAPLGRAVIGGLLVATCTTLFIVPLIYSLLRRKAPTKHKLDEKFEAEAHEKYEPALVGHSVSVEGSPS